A genomic stretch from Pontivivens ytuae includes:
- the lpxB gene encoding lipid-A-disaccharide synthase produces MKLFLIAGEPSGDKLGGALMAGLGELDPGVAFHGIGGPLMQAEGMESLFPMEELSVMGLTEVLPRLPGLLRRRDEAAEAVLDLKPDALITIDSPDFCLRVAAKVKAKRPDLPVIHYVAPSVWAWREKRAVKMARHVDHVLALLPFEPPYMEAAGMTCDFVGHPVVAERPPSVGEVQDLMAELGLDPERPIVVVLPGSRRGEVERLAEPFGAALGLIGTPDMQVVVPTAGAVTDLVAEKVADWPLEAKLLDPRGMAPDLAEARKRSAFAAAHLALAASGTVGLELAMAGCPGVIAYKMAPITTFLVRRAVKVKYANLVNILLDRDAVPELLFDACTPGNIAAALDALLEDPSARVAQQAAMAKAMRMLGQGGEPPGLRAARSVLDRLARQE; encoded by the coding sequence ATGAAGCTGTTCCTGATCGCGGGCGAGCCCTCGGGCGACAAGCTGGGCGGCGCGCTGATGGCGGGCCTCGGCGAACTCGACCCCGGCGTGGCGTTCCACGGCATCGGCGGCCCGCTGATGCAGGCGGAGGGGATGGAGAGCCTCTTCCCGATGGAGGAGCTTAGCGTCATGGGCCTCACCGAGGTGCTGCCGCGCCTGCCGGGCCTGTTGCGGCGGCGGGACGAGGCGGCGGAGGCCGTGCTCGATCTGAAACCCGACGCGCTCATCACCATCGACAGCCCCGATTTCTGCCTGCGCGTCGCCGCCAAGGTAAAGGCGAAACGCCCCGATCTGCCGGTCATCCACTACGTCGCCCCCTCTGTCTGGGCGTGGCGGGAGAAGCGGGCGGTGAAGATGGCGCGGCACGTCGACCACGTGCTCGCCCTGCTGCCCTTCGAGCCGCCCTATATGGAGGCGGCGGGCATGACCTGCGACTTCGTCGGCCACCCGGTGGTCGCCGAACGTCCGCCGTCGGTCGGCGAGGTGCAGGATCTGATGGCGGAGCTCGGCCTCGACCCCGAACGCCCGATCGTCGTCGTGCTGCCGGGCTCGCGCCGCGGCGAGGTGGAGCGGCTGGCGGAGCCCTTCGGCGCGGCCCTCGGCCTGATCGGCACACCGGACATGCAGGTCGTGGTGCCCACGGCCGGGGCGGTGACGGATCTGGTGGCGGAGAAGGTCGCGGACTGGCCGCTGGAGGCAAAGCTCCTCGACCCGCGCGGCATGGCCCCCGATCTCGCCGAGGCGCGCAAGCGCAGTGCCTTTGCCGCGGCGCACTTGGCGCTCGCGGCTTCCGGCACCGTGGGGCTGGAACTCGCCATGGCGGGCTGCCCGGGGGTGATCGCCTACAAGATGGCGCCGATCACCACCTTCCTCGTGCGCCGGGCGGTGAAGGTGAAATATGCCAATCTCGTCAACATCCTGCTGGATCGCGACGCGGTGCCCGAACTGCTCTTCGACGCCTGCACGCCGGGCAATATCGCCGCGGCTCTCGACGCACTGCTGGAGGATCCGAGCGCGCGCGTCGCGCAGCAGGCGGCAATGGCGAAGGCGATGCGGATGCTGGGGCAGGGGGGCGAGCCGCCCGGTCTGAGGGCGGCCCGTTCGGTGCTGGACCGGCTAGCGCGGCAGGAGTGA
- the lpxA gene encoding acyl-ACP--UDP-N-acetylglucosamine O-acyltransferase yields MAIADSAIIHPTAIVEDGAEIGPDTRVGPYCMIGPKVRLGAGLELFSHVVVAGDTAIGDGTRIWPFASVGHQPQDLKYAGEATRLEIGARNMIRESTSINPGTEGGGGLTSIGDDNLFMLGSHVGHDCKLGNRIVLANNAAIAGHCTVEDNVIIGGQSGVHQFCHLGRGAMIGAVSMVTKDVIPYGSIVGNRGALAGLNIVGLKRRGVERAQLHALRAAYQAIFVDGAGTLQERAARTRDDHPDNALVQEITGFILADHSRSVATP; encoded by the coding sequence ATGGCCATCGCCGACAGCGCCATCATCCACCCCACCGCCATCGTCGAGGACGGGGCGGAGATCGGGCCCGACACGCGGGTCGGTCCCTACTGCATGATCGGGCCGAAGGTCCGGCTCGGCGCGGGGCTGGAGCTCTTCTCCCACGTGGTCGTGGCAGGGGATACGGCGATCGGCGACGGCACGCGGATCTGGCCCTTCGCCTCGGTCGGGCATCAGCCCCAGGACCTGAAATATGCCGGTGAGGCGACGCGGCTGGAGATCGGCGCGCGCAACATGATCCGCGAGTCCACCTCGATCAATCCGGGGACCGAGGGCGGCGGCGGCCTTACCAGTATCGGCGACGACAATCTCTTCATGCTCGGCTCTCACGTGGGCCATGACTGCAAGCTCGGCAACCGGATCGTGCTGGCGAACAACGCCGCCATCGCCGGGCACTGCACGGTCGAGGACAACGTGATCATCGGCGGTCAGTCCGGTGTGCATCAGTTCTGCCATCTGGGGCGCGGCGCCATGATCGGCGCCGTCTCGATGGTGACGAAGGACGTGATCCCCTACGGCTCCATCGTCGGCAATCGGGGCGCGCTCGCCGGGCTCAACATCGTCGGGCTGAAGCGGCGCGGGGTGGAGCGGGCACAGCTCCATGCCCTGCGCGCCGCCTACCAGGCGATCTTCGTCGACGGGGCGGGCACCTTGCAGGAGCGGGCGGCGCGGACCCGGGACGACCATCCGGACAATGCGCTGGTGCAGGAGATCACGGGCTTCATCCTCGCCGATCACAGCCGCTCGGTCGCCACACCGTGA
- the gltX gene encoding glutamate--tRNA ligase: protein MSPTPPVTRFAPSPTGFLHIGGARTALFNWLYARAKGGTFLLRIEDTDKARSTPEATEAIFAGLKWLGLDWDGDAVSQASQAERHAEVAHELLEKGAAYKCFATQEEIAAFREEAKAAGRSTVFQSPWRDADPATMRNGPYVVRLKAPRDGETVVDDVVQGRVAWKNETLDDLILLRSDGTPTYMLAVVVDDHDMGVTHVIRGDDHLTNAARQVLIFDAMGWTRPAFAHIPLIHGPDGAKFSKRHGAPGVEGYRDMGYLPAAMRNYLARLSWSHGDEEFFTTEQAVEWFDLDAISKGAARFDFKKLENLSGQHIRAMDDAALADALCDFMAVQHEPLPDHATKVAIAAAMPALKERAKTLVDLVDMSYYLRAERPLTLDEKATSQLDEITRNMLVRLTERLRNVSWTHNDLEGEIKAFAGDEDLKLGKVMQPMRAALTGRTTSPSVFDVLVQLGRDESLARIEDQLATA, encoded by the coding sequence ATGTCTCCGACGCCTCCCGTCACCCGCTTCGCCCCCTCGCCGACCGGCTTCCTGCATATCGGCGGCGCGCGCACGGCGCTGTTCAACTGGCTCTACGCCCGAGCGAAGGGCGGCACGTTCCTGCTGCGCATCGAGGATACGGACAAGGCACGCTCGACACCCGAGGCGACTGAGGCGATCTTTGCCGGGCTGAAATGGCTGGGCCTCGACTGGGACGGCGACGCGGTGAGTCAGGCGAGCCAGGCGGAGCGCCATGCGGAGGTCGCCCACGAGCTCCTGGAGAAAGGTGCGGCCTACAAGTGCTTTGCCACGCAGGAGGAAATCGCGGCCTTCCGGGAGGAGGCGAAGGCGGCAGGCCGCTCCACGGTGTTCCAGAGCCCGTGGCGAGACGCCGATCCGGCGACGATGCGCAACGGCCCCTACGTGGTTCGCCTGAAGGCGCCGCGAGACGGCGAAACCGTGGTGGATGACGTCGTGCAGGGCCGCGTCGCGTGGAAGAACGAGACGCTGGACGACCTGATCCTGCTCCGCTCCGACGGGACGCCGACCTACATGCTCGCCGTCGTCGTGGACGACCACGACATGGGCGTGACCCACGTGATCCGCGGCGACGACCACCTGACCAACGCGGCGCGGCAGGTGCTGATCTTCGACGCGATGGGCTGGACGCGGCCCGCCTTCGCCCACATCCCGCTGATCCACGGGCCGGACGGGGCGAAGTTCTCCAAACGCCACGGCGCGCCCGGAGTCGAGGGCTACCGCGACATGGGCTACCTGCCCGCGGCCATGCGCAACTACCTCGCCCGGCTGAGCTGGAGCCACGGGGACGAGGAGTTCTTCACCACCGAGCAGGCGGTGGAGTGGTTCGACCTCGACGCGATCTCGAAAGGTGCGGCTCGATTCGACTTCAAGAAGCTCGAAAACCTCTCCGGCCAGCATATCCGCGCGATGGATGACGCAGCGCTCGCCGATGCACTCTGCGACTTTATGGCAGTGCAACATGAACCGCTGCCGGACCATGCGACCAAGGTCGCAATCGCGGCCGCGATGCCCGCTCTGAAAGAACGCGCGAAGACGCTCGTCGATCTTGTTGATATGTCTTACTATTTGCGCGCGGAGCGGCCCCTCACGCTGGATGAAAAGGCCACGAGCCAACTCGATGAAATAACTCGAAACATGCTCGTGAGATTGACTGAGCGGTTGCGGAATGTTAGTTGGACGCACAACGATCTGGAGGGCGAAATCAAGGCCTTCGCAGGCGACGAGGATCTCAAGCTCGGCAAGGTCATGCAGCCCATGCGCGCAGCACTGACCGGTCGCACGACTTCACCCAGTGTGTTCGACGTGCTTGTCCAGCTTGGTCGAGACGAGAGCCTGGCCCGGATCGAGGATCAGCTCGCCACGGCCTGA
- the fabZ gene encoding 3-hydroxyacyl-ACP dehydratase FabZ, which translates to MSEASTDFKTTADLAEIKRMIPHRYPFLLVDRVEDMVEGKYAKGVKNVTANEPHFEGHFPAEAVMPGVLQIEALAQTSAVLVSASLGLIDKQALVYFMTVDECRFRRKVVPGDVLHLHVETIRGRGKVWKFKGEAKVGDELATECVFAAMIVPPEGA; encoded by the coding sequence ATGTCCGAGGCTTCGACCGACTTCAAGACCACCGCCGACCTCGCCGAGATCAAGCGGATGATCCCGCACCGCTATCCCTTCCTGCTGGTCGACCGGGTCGAGGATATGGTGGAGGGCAAGTACGCGAAGGGCGTGAAGAACGTCACCGCGAACGAGCCGCATTTCGAGGGGCACTTCCCGGCCGAGGCCGTGATGCCCGGCGTCCTGCAGATCGAGGCGCTCGCCCAGACCTCCGCCGTCCTCGTCTCCGCCTCGCTGGGCCTGATCGACAAGCAGGCGCTGGTCTACTTCATGACGGTGGACGAATGCCGCTTCCGCCGGAAGGTGGTGCCGGGCGACGTGCTGCACCTGCATGTCGAGACCATTCGCGGCCGCGGCAAGGTGTGGAAGTTCAAGGGCGAGGCGAAAGTGGGCGACGAACTCGCCACCGAGTGCGTCTTCGCCGCGATGATCGTTCCGCCCGAGGGAGCCTGA
- a CDS encoding YbaK/EbsC family protein, which yields MSKSVERVRQVADDLGLEIVVLEMPASTRTAEEAAATCGVELDQIVKSLIFASVGGDLHLFLMAGGSRLDMKVAAKVAGVALERADADQVRSETGFAIGGVAPIGHLSRLPTYMDPRLLDFDGVVAAAGTPRHVFTVSPKALVEATGASLLPR from the coding sequence ATGAGCAAGTCGGTCGAGCGGGTGCGGCAGGTGGCGGACGATCTCGGGCTCGAGATCGTGGTGCTGGAGATGCCCGCCTCCACCCGCACGGCCGAGGAGGCGGCGGCGACCTGCGGGGTCGAGCTCGACCAGATCGTGAAGTCGCTCATCTTCGCGAGCGTGGGTGGCGACCTCCACCTCTTCCTGATGGCGGGCGGCTCGCGGCTCGACATGAAGGTGGCCGCGAAGGTCGCCGGTGTCGCGCTGGAGCGGGCCGATGCCGATCAGGTGCGCAGCGAGACCGGGTTCGCCATCGGCGGCGTCGCCCCGATCGGGCATCTGAGCAGGCTGCCGACCTACATGGACCCGCGGCTGCTCGATTTCGACGGGGTAGTTGCGGCGGCGGGGACGCCGCGCCATGTCTTCACCGTCTCGCCCAAGGCGCTGGTGGAGGCGACGGGCGCCTCACTCCTGCCGCGCTAG
- a CDS encoding LpxI family protein has protein sequence MSGPDGPLGILAGRGDLPKRIAEARAAEGRPYLVVALEGFAGGWADAHPHVTAPITGVRRILDALRGAGCAHLVMAGGVERPSINPLALDRKALSWLPRLAPALRKGDDALLRTVRGLLEHEGLTLIGADEVLEDLRVATGVLGTHQPNREDQEDAARAEAILAALAPLDVGQGAVVAFGQVRGIETIQGTDALLDFVARTHDGDRAGVFVKRSKPGQDRKLDMPTIGVETVRRAASAGLRGIVIEADAVLILDRDAVIAEADAAGLFLWARP, from the coding sequence GTGAGCGGCCCCGACGGCCCGCTCGGCATCCTCGCGGGGCGCGGCGACCTGCCGAAACGGATCGCAGAGGCGCGTGCGGCGGAGGGGCGGCCCTATCTGGTGGTCGCGCTCGAAGGCTTTGCCGGAGGTTGGGCTGACGCGCATCCCCACGTCACTGCCCCGATTACCGGCGTGCGCCGGATCCTCGACGCGCTGCGCGGCGCGGGCTGTGCCCATCTCGTGATGGCGGGCGGCGTGGAGCGCCCCTCGATCAACCCGCTCGCCCTCGACCGCAAGGCGCTGAGCTGGCTGCCGCGCCTCGCGCCGGCGCTGCGGAAGGGCGACGACGCGCTGCTGCGCACTGTGCGCGGCCTCTTGGAGCATGAGGGCCTGACCCTGATCGGCGCCGACGAGGTGCTGGAGGATCTGCGCGTGGCGACCGGCGTTCTCGGCACCCATCAGCCCAATCGCGAGGATCAGGAGGATGCGGCCCGCGCCGAGGCGATCCTCGCCGCCCTCGCCCCGCTCGACGTGGGGCAGGGCGCGGTCGTCGCCTTCGGCCAGGTGCGCGGGATCGAGACGATCCAGGGCACCGACGCGCTGCTCGACTTCGTGGCGCGGACCCATGATGGCGACCGCGCGGGTGTTTTCGTCAAACGCTCGAAACCCGGCCAGGACCGCAAGCTCGACATGCCCACGATCGGGGTGGAGACGGTGCGCCGCGCCGCCTCCGCGGGCCTGCGCGGCATCGTGATCGAAGCCGACGCCGTCCTGATCCTCGACCGCGACGCGGTGATCGCCGAGGCGGACGCCGCCGGCCTCTTCCTGTGGGCACGGCCATGA
- the gltA gene encoding citrate synthase, with protein sequence MDDAMTPQKTAKLSVAGNDYDLPVMSPTAGPDVIDISKLYGQADVFTFDPGFTSTAACESSITFIDGDKGELLHRGYPIDQLAAKSHYLEVCYLLLYGELPTAAQLEDFTSRVTNHTMLHEQMLNFYRGFRRDAHPMAIVCGVVGAMSAFYHDSTDIHDPWQREVASIRMIAKLPTITANAYKYSIGQPFVYPDNNLDYASNFLRMCFAVPAEEYVVDPILARAMDRIFMLHADHEQNASTSTVRLAGSSGANPFACIAAGVACLWGPAHGGANEAALNMLREIGSVDRIPEYIAKAKDKADPFRLMGFGHRVYKNFDPRAKVMKESADEVLGLLGVENNPTLQVAKELEKIALEDEYFVSKKLYPNVDFYSGIILDAIGFPTSMFTPIFALSRTVGWIAQWKEMIEDEKQKIGRPRQLYTGAGFRDYADVENR encoded by the coding sequence ATGGACGACGCTATGACCCCACAGAAGACTGCGAAGCTGTCGGTGGCCGGCAACGATTACGACCTGCCGGTGATGAGCCCGACGGCAGGGCCGGACGTGATCGACATCTCGAAGCTCTACGGTCAGGCGGACGTCTTCACCTTCGATCCGGGCTTTACCTCGACGGCGGCCTGCGAAAGCTCGATCACCTTCATCGACGGCGACAAGGGCGAGCTCTTGCACCGCGGCTACCCAATCGATCAGCTGGCGGCGAAGTCGCATTACCTGGAGGTCTGCTACCTCCTGCTCTACGGCGAGCTGCCGACCGCGGCGCAGCTGGAGGATTTCACCTCCCGCGTGACCAACCACACGATGCTGCACGAGCAGATGCTCAACTTCTACCGCGGCTTCCGGCGGGACGCGCACCCGATGGCGATCGTCTGTGGCGTGGTCGGTGCGATGTCGGCCTTCTACCACGACTCCACCGACATCCACGATCCCTGGCAGCGCGAGGTCGCCTCGATCCGCATGATCGCGAAGCTGCCGACGATCACGGCGAACGCCTACAAGTACTCGATCGGCCAGCCGTTCGTGTACCCGGACAACAATCTCGACTACGCGTCGAACTTCCTGCGCATGTGCTTCGCCGTGCCGGCCGAGGAATACGTGGTCGACCCGATCCTCGCCCGCGCGATGGACCGGATCTTCATGCTGCATGCGGATCACGAGCAGAACGCGTCGACCTCGACGGTGCGGCTCGCCGGCTCCTCGGGCGCCAACCCGTTCGCCTGCATCGCGGCCGGGGTCGCCTGCCTCTGGGGCCCGGCGCATGGCGGCGCGAACGAGGCAGCGCTCAACATGCTGCGCGAGATCGGCTCGGTCGATCGCATCCCCGAATACATCGCGAAGGCGAAGGACAAGGCGGATCCGTTCCGCCTGATGGGCTTCGGCCACCGGGTCTACAAGAACTTCGACCCGCGCGCGAAGGTGATGAAGGAGAGCGCGGACGAGGTGCTCGGCCTGCTCGGCGTCGAGAACAACCCGACGCTGCAGGTCGCCAAGGAGCTGGAGAAGATCGCGCTGGAGGACGAGTACTTCGTCTCCAAGAAGCTCTACCCGAACGTGGACTTCTATTCGGGCATCATCCTCGACGCGATCGGCTTCCCGACCTCGATGTTCACCCCGATCTTCGCGCTGTCGCGCACCGTCGGCTGGATCGCCCAGTGGAAGGAGATGATCGAGGACGAGAAGCAGAAGATCGGCCGCCCGCGTCAGCTCTACACCGGTGCCGGCTTCCGCGACTACGCGGACGTGGAGAACCGCTGA